A stretch of the Archangium violaceum genome encodes the following:
- a CDS encoding sensor histidine kinase translates to MSRVWTAEGASLVLKQARRGPFASSSLAMLHHELTLLRELWDSGVPGVVRPLALEEVADTPTLVLEDAGPYDLREWLRRNPLELDTFLELALQLAESLEGIHRHHVIHHDFNPSNIIVAAGVPHVTVIDFGLATRVPGPFHSARTLGEFELALPYVAPEQTGRMDRLVDHRADLYSLGATFYEMLTGQPPFTSTDAAELVHAHLARPPLPPALANPQVPPLISDLVLKLLAKMPEERYQSAESLLSDLLEARRRQRASGELEPFELGGLEQAQQLTLPERLYGRERELAQLEAALARVRAGPSETAVLSGTAGIGKSALVHALRQRTGHEARFLSGKVDRLQRNVPYAPWVDAFQGLVHELLNEPAHIRHMWRRRLLKALGHHGRMLLSIVPELEQLTGVLPPVAELRPAEAENRLHLTFQAFVRALASPEHPSVLFLDDLHWADPASIELFRSLASDLDSRHVLLVGAYCPEEVGPEHPLAGALAALQEAGATLRPLELSPLTPEALTTILRDTLRREPGYLRPLVELMQRKTAGNPLFVSRFLRYLHQSNLLRFDLERGTWVWELAGAEQVCETGNVLELMLAILRQLPARTQDVLKIAACLGNRVELPLLSGLMDMPVGDTAAALWSALQQGLLVPEGKAVYRFAHDRIQQAAYSLLPDEQKKRLHLEVGRRLRGSAERELDERLFETVGQFELGAELLTEDAEKLELATLNLRAGSRAKALSAFRSARGFLARGIDLLPRDAWRSHYELTFRLHREAAECAYFTGDQRLVDQLLASALTHARSRFDKADLYTLQLLSCTIRRAVPEAIRWGREGLRLFGVELPEKHDVPQALLAELAAVKENLRGRTPEQLLEAPRTEDPELLACLRLLSELSPSVFFSDASLLAFVNARVVNLTLKHGNTIYAAPSYTSYGQMLELLEGDYASGHAFGRLGVELCRRYGEPRQESKTLLTFAAHINHWRAPLRTDVPFYLQAFATALACGDLHFASYTVPMTAHTQFSMGTGLSHLLSGLEPGLAFLRRSGFLGMATPLVGLRHVIRCLQDRTHERARSEDDAFDEDAFLVSIQNLPVTRCTYRLLRLQMSYLLGDIEDARKMARETDPFLEDIQGWYFVADHNFYTSLTLAAYCDKVPPPERAGLLERISANQRQLGLWAENCPENFRHKHQLVSAELARLERRHVEALRLYEQAVEGAHREEFLQDEALANELAGRYYRTVGGKRLAHVYLRAALEGYARWGAQAKVSALEEEFPDLTPLEPAFWKAPPLNPESAASGCTLDLITLLKSAETLVSEVVLERLLEKLMAVCLEAAGAQRGALVLEEQDTLWVRAVGAVSEPVSLPHTLLKESDQVPGTLIEYAFRSGESLVLADAAHQGRFSSDPYVARRAMKSALAVPIQRPARTVGVLYLENNLVTRAFTPERVRVLRLLSSQIAISLENSLLFERLRVEVEERRRAEQAVRFLAEWSLMLAESLDFETTLDKVARSVVPFLADWCIIDVVQKDGTIRPVSMTHVDPVKERLLRELMELDPPTWDSPAPLAHVLRTGQPLLFEEVNETVLRETNAGREERFFDIVRKLSLRSGMIVPLVARGKTLGAILFASATTGRRYGEAELNLAQELARRAAVCIDNARLYSESQEAIQLRDDFLSVAAHELYTPITSLRLSVQGLLRRGDSNLPQPLTRGIQSAEAQTRRLARLVEELLDVTRIQAGRLHLHLEEVELSTVVREVTERLRESLTRAHCPLSLHLQDGVVGRWDRTRLEQVVTNLLSNALKFAADKPIAISIERDADLARLRVRDQGIGIAPDRLPYVFDRFERAVPVDHYGGLGLGLHIVREIVMALGGSVRVESEPGVGTTFTVELPCQGPAPSHSAPPMTPPCVGTA, encoded by the coding sequence GTGTCCCGCGTGTGGACGGCGGAAGGCGCCTCCCTGGTTCTCAAGCAGGCCCGGAGGGGCCCCTTCGCATCCAGCAGTCTGGCGATGCTCCACCACGAGCTCACGCTGCTGCGGGAGCTGTGGGACTCGGGCGTGCCGGGGGTGGTGAGGCCGCTCGCCCTGGAGGAGGTGGCGGACACGCCCACGCTCGTCCTCGAGGACGCCGGTCCGTACGATCTGCGGGAATGGCTCCGGCGCAACCCGCTCGAGCTCGACACCTTCCTGGAGCTGGCCCTTCAACTGGCGGAGAGCCTCGAAGGCATCCACCGGCACCACGTCATCCACCACGACTTCAACCCCTCCAACATCATCGTGGCCGCGGGGGTGCCACACGTGACGGTCATCGACTTCGGCCTCGCCACCAGGGTCCCCGGGCCCTTCCATTCCGCGAGAACCCTCGGGGAGTTCGAGCTGGCGCTGCCCTATGTCGCGCCCGAGCAGACGGGGCGCATGGATCGCCTCGTCGACCACCGCGCCGACCTCTACTCCCTGGGCGCCACCTTCTACGAGATGCTCACCGGCCAGCCGCCCTTCACCTCGACGGATGCCGCCGAGCTCGTGCACGCCCATCTGGCGCGCCCTCCCCTTCCTCCGGCCCTCGCCAACCCACAGGTCCCGCCACTCATCTCGGACCTCGTGCTCAAGCTGCTCGCGAAGATGCCCGAGGAGCGCTACCAGAGCGCCGAGTCCCTCCTGTCCGATCTCCTGGAGGCCCGGAGACGGCAGCGGGCCTCGGGTGAGCTCGAGCCCTTCGAGCTCGGCGGGCTCGAACAGGCCCAGCAGCTCACCCTCCCGGAGCGGCTCTACGGACGTGAGCGCGAGCTGGCGCAGCTCGAGGCCGCGCTGGCGCGGGTCCGGGCGGGTCCGAGTGAAACGGCCGTGCTCTCGGGGACGGCGGGCATTGGCAAGTCGGCGCTCGTCCACGCCCTTCGCCAACGCACGGGACACGAGGCCCGGTTCCTCTCGGGCAAGGTCGATCGGCTCCAGCGCAACGTGCCCTATGCCCCGTGGGTGGATGCCTTCCAGGGCCTCGTCCATGAATTGCTGAACGAGCCGGCCCACATCCGGCACATGTGGCGGCGCCGGCTCCTCAAGGCCCTGGGCCACCACGGCCGTATGCTGCTGAGCATCGTCCCGGAGTTGGAGCAGCTCACCGGGGTGCTCCCTCCCGTGGCCGAGCTCCGGCCCGCCGAGGCCGAGAACCGGTTGCACCTCACCTTCCAGGCCTTCGTCAGGGCGCTCGCCTCTCCCGAGCATCCGTCCGTGTTGTTCCTGGATGATCTTCATTGGGCCGATCCCGCCTCGATCGAGCTCTTCCGGAGCCTCGCGTCGGACCTGGACTCCCGGCACGTATTGCTCGTGGGCGCGTATTGTCCCGAGGAGGTCGGACCGGAGCATCCGCTCGCCGGCGCCCTCGCGGCCCTCCAGGAGGCGGGAGCGACCCTCCGACCCCTGGAGCTGTCACCGCTCACACCCGAGGCGCTCACGACGATCCTTCGCGACACCCTGCGCCGCGAGCCCGGGTACCTCCGCCCCCTGGTGGAGCTCATGCAGAGGAAGACGGCGGGCAATCCCCTCTTCGTCTCCCGGTTCCTGCGCTACCTCCACCAGTCCAACCTGCTGCGCTTCGACCTCGAGCGCGGCACGTGGGTGTGGGAGCTCGCGGGGGCCGAGCAGGTATGCGAGACCGGGAACGTCCTCGAGCTCATGCTCGCCATCCTCCGCCAGCTTCCCGCGCGCACCCAGGACGTCTTGAAGATCGCGGCCTGCCTGGGCAATCGGGTGGAGCTGCCGCTGCTCTCCGGCTTGATGGACATGCCCGTGGGCGACACGGCCGCGGCGCTCTGGAGCGCCCTCCAGCAGGGGCTCCTCGTCCCCGAGGGTAAGGCCGTCTACCGCTTCGCGCACGATCGCATCCAACAGGCCGCGTACTCCCTGCTTCCCGACGAGCAGAAGAAGCGGCTGCACCTCGAGGTGGGACGCCGGCTGAGGGGTTCCGCCGAGCGCGAGCTCGACGAGCGGCTCTTCGAGACCGTCGGCCAGTTCGAGCTGGGCGCGGAGCTGCTGACGGAGGACGCGGAGAAGCTGGAGCTGGCCACGCTCAACCTCCGGGCCGGCAGCAGGGCCAAGGCCTTGTCCGCCTTCCGGTCCGCTCGAGGGTTCCTCGCCCGGGGCATCGACCTGCTCCCGCGGGACGCGTGGCGGTCCCACTACGAGCTGACCTTCCGCCTTCACCGCGAGGCGGCGGAGTGCGCCTATTTCACGGGAGATCAGCGGCTCGTGGATCAGCTGCTCGCCTCCGCGCTGACCCATGCCCGGTCCCGCTTCGACAAGGCGGACCTCTACACCCTCCAGCTCCTCTCCTGCACGATCAGACGCGCCGTCCCGGAGGCGATCCGGTGGGGGCGAGAGGGGCTGAGGTTGTTCGGCGTGGAGCTGCCGGAGAAACACGACGTCCCCCAGGCCCTCCTGGCCGAGCTCGCCGCGGTGAAGGAGAACCTGCGGGGCCGCACGCCCGAGCAGCTCCTGGAGGCACCCCGGACGGAGGACCCGGAGCTGCTCGCCTGCCTGCGGCTCCTCTCGGAGCTCAGCCCGTCGGTCTTCTTCTCCGACGCGTCCCTGCTCGCCTTCGTCAACGCCCGCGTCGTCAACCTCACCCTGAAGCATGGCAACACGATCTACGCCGCCCCGTCGTACACCAGCTACGGGCAGATGCTCGAGCTGCTCGAGGGGGACTACGCGTCCGGGCACGCCTTCGGCCGCCTGGGCGTGGAGCTGTGCCGGCGGTACGGCGAGCCGCGGCAGGAGAGCAAGACGCTCCTCACCTTCGCGGCGCACATCAACCATTGGAGGGCACCGCTGCGGACCGACGTGCCCTTCTACCTTCAAGCCTTCGCCACCGCGCTCGCGTGTGGAGACCTCCACTTCGCCAGCTACACGGTCCCGATGACGGCGCATACTCAGTTCTCGATGGGGACCGGGCTCTCCCACCTGCTCTCCGGGCTCGAACCCGGCCTCGCATTCCTCCGCAGGTCCGGCTTCCTCGGGATGGCCACTCCGCTCGTCGGCCTGCGCCACGTCATCCGCTGCCTGCAGGACCGGACCCACGAGCGGGCCCGCTCCGAGGACGACGCGTTCGACGAGGACGCCTTCCTCGTATCGATCCAGAACCTCCCCGTCACGCGCTGCACGTACAGGCTCCTGCGCCTGCAGATGTCCTATCTGCTGGGAGACATCGAGGACGCCCGGAAGATGGCGCGGGAGACGGACCCGTTCCTCGAGGACATCCAGGGCTGGTACTTCGTCGCCGATCACAACTTCTACACGTCGCTGACGCTGGCGGCGTACTGCGACAAGGTCCCTCCTCCGGAGAGGGCCGGACTCCTGGAGCGGATCTCCGCCAACCAGCGTCAGCTCGGCCTGTGGGCGGAGAACTGCCCGGAGAACTTCCGCCACAAGCACCAGCTCGTCAGCGCCGAGCTCGCCCGGCTCGAAAGGCGTCACGTCGAGGCCCTGCGGCTCTACGAGCAGGCCGTCGAGGGGGCCCACCGCGAGGAGTTCCTCCAGGACGAGGCGCTCGCCAACGAGCTGGCGGGCCGCTACTACCGCACCGTTGGAGGCAAGCGCCTCGCCCACGTCTACCTGCGCGCCGCCCTCGAGGGCTATGCCCGCTGGGGCGCCCAGGCCAAGGTGTCGGCACTGGAGGAGGAGTTCCCGGACCTCACGCCCCTCGAGCCGGCCTTCTGGAAGGCGCCTCCCCTCAACCCGGAGAGCGCCGCGTCGGGTTGCACGCTCGATCTCATCACCCTCCTCAAGTCCGCCGAGACGCTCGTGAGCGAGGTGGTGCTGGAGCGTCTGCTCGAGAAGCTCATGGCGGTGTGCCTCGAGGCGGCCGGAGCCCAGCGTGGCGCGCTCGTGCTCGAGGAGCAGGACACCCTCTGGGTGCGCGCGGTGGGCGCGGTGTCCGAGCCCGTCTCGCTGCCGCACACCCTCCTGAAGGAGTCGGACCAGGTCCCCGGCACGCTCATCGAATACGCCTTCCGCTCGGGCGAGTCACTCGTCCTGGCCGATGCCGCCCACCAGGGGAGGTTCAGCTCCGACCCGTACGTGGCCCGGCGCGCCATGAAGTCCGCCCTCGCCGTGCCCATCCAACGCCCCGCCCGGACGGTGGGCGTGCTCTACCTCGAGAACAACCTCGTCACCCGCGCCTTCACCCCCGAGCGCGTCCGGGTACTGCGCCTGCTGTCTTCCCAGATCGCCATCTCCCTGGAGAACAGCCTCCTCTTCGAGCGGCTGCGCGTCGAGGTCGAGGAGCGCAGGCGCGCGGAACAGGCCGTGCGCTTCCTGGCCGAGTGGAGCCTGATGTTGGCCGAGTCCCTGGACTTCGAGACGACCCTGGACAAGGTGGCCCGCTCGGTCGTGCCCTTCCTGGCCGACTGGTGCATCATCGACGTGGTCCAGAAGGACGGGACGATCCGCCCCGTCTCCATGACCCATGTGGATCCCGTGAAGGAGCGACTCCTGCGCGAGCTCATGGAGCTGGATCCTCCCACGTGGGACTCACCCGCGCCGCTCGCCCACGTGTTGCGGACGGGACAGCCCCTGCTCTTCGAGGAGGTCAACGAGACGGTCCTGCGGGAGACCAACGCCGGCCGCGAGGAGCGCTTCTTCGACATCGTCCGGAAGCTCTCCCTGCGCTCGGGCATGATTGTTCCGCTCGTGGCACGCGGGAAGACGCTCGGGGCCATCCTCTTCGCGTCGGCGACCACGGGGCGCCGTTACGGAGAGGCGGAGCTGAACCTGGCGCAGGAGCTGGCACGCCGCGCCGCCGTCTGCATCGACAACGCGCGGCTGTACAGCGAGTCCCAGGAGGCCATCCAGCTGCGCGATGACTTCCTGTCCGTCGCCGCTCACGAGCTCTACACGCCCATCACCTCGCTCCGGCTCTCGGTGCAGGGGCTGCTGCGCCGCGGTGACTCCAACCTGCCGCAGCCCCTGACGCGGGGCATCCAGAGCGCCGAGGCCCAGACCCGCCGGCTCGCGAGGTTGGTCGAGGAGCTGCTCGACGTGACGCGCATCCAGGCCGGACGCCTCCACCTCCACCTGGAGGAGGTGGAGCTGTCGACCGTGGTCCGCGAGGTCACCGAGCGCTTGAGAGAGTCGCTGACACGGGCCCACTGCCCCCTCTCGCTCCATCTCCAGGACGGAGTGGTGGGACGGTGGGATCGCACCCGGCTGGAGCAGGTGGTCACCAACCTGCTCTCCAATGCCCTCAAGTTCGCGGCGGACAAACCCATCGCCATCTCCATCGAGCGGGACGCGGACCTGGCGCGGCTGCGGGTGAGGGATCAAGGCATCGGCATCGCGCCGGACCGCCTTCCCTATGTCTTCGATCGCTTCGAGCGCGCCGTCCCGGTGGACCACTATGGGGGCCTCGGCCTGGGCCTGCACATCGTGAGGGAGATCGTCATGGCCCTGGGAGGCTCGGTCCGGGTGGAGAGCGAGCCCGGCGTGGGAACCACCTTCACGGTGGAGCTGCCGTGCCAGGGCCCCGCCCCCTCCCACTCCGCCCCTCCCATGACCCCTCCCTGCGTGGGGACCGCATGA